CCTTACTGACGACAAATCATTAAGTGCCTCATTCGAAATTTCTGTATTTGAATTTTCAGTATGTATTTTTTCGAGTAAAATTTCCGCTTTTTCAAGCTGGTTATTTGCGATAAGAACCCTTGCACTATTCAGTCTATTTCTTGCTTCTTTGTCAGTGTTATCACAAGAACAGATTGTAATAAAAAACAACAATGAAACTATAAAAGCAAAAATTTTCCTCATGTTTTCTCCCAGTTTTTTTATTCATATTCGGTTAGTTTCTTACTGATAGATTTATTTATTTATTTTTCATCCAACCATTCATCAACCGCACGAGCGACAGTTATAATGGTCACAGGTGGCAGTTACTATAGCTCTACATCATCAATATAAATAGAGGCGTCGCTGTTATCATCGTAGGGGATGTTTATGACCACAACCTTGCCTGACTCAGTAGTAACTTGTAGCCGCATTCTCTTAGGTGGTGGGCTGGTGCCGTCACCAATAAACTCGTGGATTAGGTTCTTGCCACTAATTTCACCGTAGTGGGTATCAAGCAACTTCCCATTAACAAGAGGGAGTGAAATTTCAAGATTTTTCATAATTCATCCAAGGAGTTCCGGGGACATTTATTTAACTCTCCGCCCATCCAAAACAAACCGAGACGCCAGCGTAGCTGATATTTTGACATTTAGAGCCAACAAAAAAGCCGCACTGTTGTTTATCAACAGCAAGCACGGCTTCAATCTTTCCTCCAGATCCCAACCCATTGCACACCCTCAACCGATTAATGTTCACACACCCTAATCCATTCCCGCCCGTCACTCAAGAAAAATATCAACAAAATAACCTCCCCAGTGAATCTCACAAAAGGAAATCAATGGGCTTCCAAGATTGAAAGATTCGGATAATCTTTTGCATGGCTGGTAAATCCCGCCTTCATTTTCCCGGCGCACTTTATCACGGCATGCAGTTTGGCAGTGGCAAGAACGATTTCGATCCCGATAGCGATTTCGATTTGGACACATAAAACCAAAGGCAGCAAATATGGTGGAGTCTGGCTACCAAGTTGTCAATAAAAAAGGGGGACGTAGTTAAGTTGGTTGACTTAATTGCTTCCCAGTGCTATCCTCCCATTCATGCCAAGAACAGCCCGTATTGATATCCCCGGCCTTCTCCAACATGTGATGGTGCGCGGCATCGAAAAGCGAAACATTTTTCTCGGTGACGATGACAAAGCACTGTTTGTTGAACGCTTGTCGAAGTTGCTTATCGCAACCGGAACCGAATGTCTTGCCTGGGCGCTGATGTCCAATCACTTCCACTTACTCCTTCGCCCCCAGTCGACCAAACTTTCCCTATTCATGCGGCGCTTGTTGACAGGCTATGCCGTGGTCTTCAATCGTCGCCATCAACGAAGCGGGCACCTCTTTCAAAATCGCTACAAATCAATTGTTTGCGAGGAAGACGCCTATCTTCTTGAGCTTGTTCGCTATATTCACCTCAATCCCCTGCGGGTCGGCCTGGCTGAATCCATCGACGAGCTGGATTCATACCGATGGTCTGGACATGGTGTCATTATGGGTCATGCAGAATTTGCGGGACAGAACGCAGATGAGCTCCTCCAGATGTTCGACAGTAAAAAGGGACGCGCCCGGAAACAGTATCGAACTTTTATCGAGGACGGAATAAATCAGGGAAAAAGAGACGAATTGGTTGGTGGCGGATTGCGTCGATCCCTTAAACTGTCAGGCTCAAAAGAGCCGGAAGCATACGATGAAAGAATTCTCGGGAGCGGAAACTTTGTGGAACAACTGCAGCTGATGACGGAAACCACCGACATCGCACTTGGCCGCGTATCACTGGAAGAAATTATCAGCGCCATTGCGCCAATATTTTCAATCGAACCGGCATCCTTGTGGCAAGGGGGGAAACGAAAAGAGGTGTCCGCTGCCAGGGGCGCATTATGCTATGTTGCTGTCGTTAAAATGGGGATGAGCGGCGCGGCGGTTGCGAGAATGTTGAACATCAGTCGCGCCGGAGTCAGTCTGGCCGCGCGAAGGGGCGAAGAGATCTATCAGCGGAGCCGGAACTTACAGGCCGTTGTTTCTGGTTTACAAAGTTAACAACGTCCCCCTAATGTTCGTGGTTTACAAAGTTAACAACGTCCCCCTAATGTTCGTTGTTTGAAATATGCAGGGGGCCCCCTATTGATCTTCTCAATTATTTCCAGAGTTCCTCATCAACCCGCTCGAAAACAGCCGTGTTGCGCTTGAACTCATCTTCATTCTCCTGGCTCCAGGTCCCGGCAAGGTGGTCGAGATCGCTGTAGGTCGCGCAACGCTTACGTTTTTCCAGACCCAACGATTTTCGCAGCAGATGCAAAGTCACGGCATTGACGCTGGATCCTTCCTGGCTAGCGCGCTCCTTCAGGGCTTGGGCCATCTGTTCGTCGATACCGCGCAAAGTCATGTTGGCCATGACGGTCTCCTTATTGGTTTTCGACCAGCAGCAGGCTGTCGATGGATCGAAAATGTTCATCCAGGGTAGCGAGCGCTAGTCCGTGTCGCAGCGAGGTCGCCGCTATCCACAGGTCATTGGACGGAATCGGTCGCCCTTTTTCACGCAGAGCACGAAAAATCTCGGCGTAGAATTCAGCTGTCTCTTCGTCGATGGCCAGCACCTTGACGCGGGGAGAATCCAGAAACTGGTCGAGCTCTCGACGATTTTCCGCTTCGCGGCTCCCGCAACGAAAGCCAGCCAGTAACTCGCCGAGTACGACCGTGCTCACGCCGATATATTCCGCCTGACGAAACCGGGTCAAAACCGATTCCTGCTTCCGTTTGAAAGCCACGTAGAAGTTGGTATCAATCAGGATCTGCTGCATAGCTACTCCCTCGTCTCACGCCACCACAACGTGATGGCAATCTGGAATCATTGTATAACGGCACCAGCTACCGGTCAATGGGGTTATTGAGAAGGATGGTTTTCAAAGAGGGGGGCCGGGGACAGTACATCAGACTCGAAAAGATCTTTCTCTTGCCTTGCAGTTTCTGGAAATAAATTAAACGAACTATTCATGATAGGCTGGTTTCTCCTCACCTGTCACGCGGTGATCGAAGGTACCCTGATCTTCGTCGCCATCGGCGGCAACGGCTGGCAAATGCTCGGCATCCAGGTGGTGCTGGCGCGCTTCTGGCGCTGGCCAACGAAGCATGATTAACACCTGTCCGGTTGCCGTCAGCCTCAGTTAAGGGTAAACTGTGGTTGAATATGCCATGACATCTGCTCACAACCAACGACGTAATCGATGAAAAATTGTACCCACATCAACAGCCCTAAGGGCTACCAGCTGGCCATCTCCGGCGCACCGGCCACCACGGTGGAGCCTCTCGAAAAACCGGCAACGGTTGCATTGCTGCCAACCGCCATCCCCTTTATCAAGCCACGTCTCAAAGTCAAAGAGGGTGAGCGGGTCAAGATCGGCAGCGTGCTGATTGAGGACAAGCGCAATCCGGATGTCCGTTTCCTTTCCCCTGGTGGCGGCACGGTGGACGCGATCCGCTTCGGTCCGCGCCGGGCAATCGAAGCGATCATCATCAAGCTTGACACCACCGAGGAGCGGATTGATTTCCCCCCCTGCGACAGTGCGCAACTCGACCACCTTGATCGCCCGCTGCTGGTCCGGGCGTTGCTCGACGGCGGCGTCTGGCCGTTGCTGCGCGAACTGCCGTGGCGCGACTACCCACAGCCCGACAGCATCCCCCCGGCGATCGTTGTCACTCTCGGCAGCGACGAACCGTTTCAACCTGACCCCGCCATCTACCTGACAGGGCATGAAGAGGACTTCGCTTTCGGTCTGCACATCCTCCGGCGGCTAACTGACGGGCCGGTACATGTGGCTGCCCGCGCCAACAGCGCGGTGACGCAACTGCTCGCCGGGACCGTCAACCTGACCTGGAGTGGCCTCTATCCGGCGGGCGACCCCGGCACCCTGCTCTACCGTCTGAAAGAGGATGCCAGCGAGAACCGCTGCTGGTATATCGCCGGGCACGACCTGCTGCTGATCGCGGCATTGCTGCGCACGGGACACTACCCCATCGACCGGCTGGTCTCGGTCGCGGGATCGGGAGTCGCGCACCCCGGCCATCTGCGTACCCGCCTCGGAGCGCCGCTGGCCGACCTGGCCGTGACCACCTCAACCGAAAGCGCCAGCTTGCGCTGGATCCAGGGAGGACTGCTGACCGGCACCCGGAGCGAGCCGCAATCGCATCTGGGCCTCTATGCCACCGCCCTCAACCTGCTGCCGGAGGGGGACAGCAAGGGCGAGCTGTTCGGCCTCTTCCTTCCCGGCTACCGCAAACCGAGCTACTCGCGGGCCTTTCTGTCGGCACTCCATCGCCAGCCACTGTCAACCGACTGCAATAAACATGGCGGCGAGCGCGCCTGCATCGCCTGCGGCTATTGTTCGCGGGTCTGTGCCGTCGACATCCTGCCGCACTTTACCTACAAGGCACTTCACGCCGACGCAGTCGAAGAAGCCCTTGAGCACGGCCTGCTCGATTGTGTTGAATGCGGGTTGTGCTCCTACGTCTGTCCGGCCAAGATAGAGCTCGTGCAAACGTTCAAAACCGCCAAACGTGACTATCTCAAGGAACAGGGGCAACGATGAAATGGCTTGAGCTGTTCTTCGACCGGACGCGGAAGCATTTCGAGGCAGGGGGGCGCCTGGCGCGTTTCTGGCCGTTCTACGAAAGTATCGAGACGGTCTTTTACGCCCCGGCCAGCGTCACTCGCTTCGCCCCGAATATCCGCGACTATCTCGACACCAAGCGCTTCATGATGCTGGTCATCCTCGCGCTGCTCCCCCACTATCTGTTCGGCATCTACAATGTCGGCTATCAGTCCCAACTCGCCGCCGGGCTGTCGACCGAACTCCTGCCGGTGGCACTCAACGGCCTGAAGACCGCGCTGCCGATCATCGCCGTGGTCTTCCTCTGTGGCTTCGGCTGGGAGGTGGTCTTCACCACCATCCGCAAACATGAGATGAGCGAGGGGGTGCTGGTTACCTGCGCCCTTTTTCCCCTCACCCTGCCACCGACGATTCCGCTCTGGCAGGCGGCGCTCGGCATCTCGTTCGGTGTGGTGATCGGCAAGGAGATTTTTGGGGGCACCGGACGCAACTTCCTTAATCCGGCGCTGACCGGGCGGGCGTTCCTCTACTTTGCCTACCCGGTGCAGAACTCCGGCGACGCCATCTGGGTCGCCAAGGTCGCGGGACCGGCGACCGTCGACAGTATCACCAGTGCCACGCCGCTGGCACTGGCGGCGACCGCCGAGCGCGGCAGTGATCTCCACGCCGCCTTTGTCGACCATGGGTACAGCGCCATCAAGCTGCTCTTGGGCCTCTACCCCGGCACCATCGGCGGCACTGCAACCTTGTTAAGTATCGCCGGAGCGATCTTCCTGATCGTCCTCGGGCTCGCCAGCGCACGAATTATTCTCGGCTGCGTCGGCGGCCTGCTGGTTACCGGATTCCTGTTCAACCTCGCCGCCGGAGCTGGAACCCCCGTTTACTATACCCTCCCCGCCTATCAGCATCTGCTGATGGGCGGGAGCATGTTCGCCTTCGCCTACATGGCAACCGATCCGGTGTCAGCGACCCACATGCCTGCGGCGAAATGGGTTTACGGATTCTGCATCGGCGCGCTGACGGTGCTGATCCGGGTGATGAATCCGGCGTTTCCCGAAGGGATCGGCATGGCGATCCTGTTCATGAATCTCTTCGCGCCGCTCTTCGATCAGCTCGAAATCAGGTGGCAACTGCGTAAACGGGTGACGAATGTCTAGCAACATCAGAACGCTGCTGATCGCGACGCTGCTCGGCGTCGTCTGCACCGTCCTGCTGACCGGCGTATCGGCCGGACTCCAGGAGCGTCAGGCGCGTAACGCCCTGATCGATCGCTACAGCAACCTGCTGCGCTCGGTCAATCTGCTCGACGAGGGGCGAGACTACCGTGGCAGCGAAATCGAAGCCCTCTATCAGGAAAATATCCACCGCTACTGGGTCAATAATCAGGGCGAGCTGGTTCCGGAGTCGATGCGGGGCGAGAGTGATGTACCGCTCTACCTTTACCTCCGGGACAATCGCATTGCGTCCTATATCGTCCCGATCAACAGCCGCGGCCTGTGGGGCCGGATTCACGGTTATCTGGCGATCGAGAAGGATGGTTCAACCATCGCCGGGTTTACAGTTTACAAGCATGTCGAGACGCCGGGGCTCGGCGGCGAGATTGAAAAAGAATGGTTCCGCAAAAACTGGGTCGGTAAAAAGATTGTCGATGTCGCTGGCAACTTCGTCTCGATCACCATCGCCAAGGGGAGCGTCCCGCCGGATCTGCCGGCGACGCGTCGCAGCCACATGGTTGACGGCATCTCCGGGGCAACGATGACCGGGCGCTTTATGACCGACGACATCAGGAGTATCTTGCAAAACTATGAACCGGTGTCGATCCGTTTCCGGGGCAACCGGGTGGCCGTACCATCCGACCCGACCGGAAGTGACAACAAAAAAGAAGGGGAGGCCAAACGATGAGCTGTCAATCGCGTTCACCGTGGACCGCCATCCGCAAAAGCAAATCACTCAAGGAGATCGGCAAGGCGCTGTGGGAGACGAACCCGATCTCCAGGCAGATCCTCGGCATCTGTTCGGCGCTGGCCGTGACCGTCCAGCTCAAGACCGCCATCGTCATGAGTCTGGCGCTGATCTTCGTCGTCTCGCTGTCCAATCTCTCTATCTCGTTGCTGCGACATCAACTGCCGCGCAACATCCGCATCATCGTCGAGATCACCATCATCGCCACGCTGGTCATCGTTGCCGACGAGCTCCTCAAAGCGTTCATGTATGGGGTCAGCAAGCAATTGTCGGTCTTTGTCGGCCTGATCGTCACCAACTGTATCGTCCTCGGACGGGCGGAAGGGTTCGCCCTGCAGAATCCGCCCTTCGCCTCCTTCATGGACGGCGTCGCCAACGGCATCGGTTACGGATCGCTGCTGATCGGGGTGGCTTTTTTTCGTGAGTTGCTCGGGTCGGGAACGCTCCTCGGCTACCCGGTCATGCCCGCTCTTTTCTACCAGTGGGGATATGTCGACAACAGCCTGATGCTGCTGGCACCGGGAGCGTTTATTCTGATCGGGCTGTTTGTCTGGCTGCAGAACAGCATCATGATGAAACGGCGGTAACGGATGGAAAATCTCCTCGGCATCGCGCTTAATTCGATCTTTGTCGGCAACATTCTGCTCGCCTATTTCCTCGGCATGTGTTCATTCCTGGCGATCTCCAACAACGTCAGGACCGCCACCGGCCTCGGCGTTGCGGTGGTCTTCGTCCTCACCGTTACCGCCCCGGTCAACTGGCTGATTTATCACACGCTGCTGGCACCGGGGGCGCTGGCGTGGGCCGGGCTGGAGGGCGTCGACCTCAGCTACCTGAAGCTGATCCTCTTTATCACCACCATCGCCGCCATCGTCCAGGCGCTGGAGATGGTCATCGACCGCTTTTCGCCGGGGCTCTACACCAATCTCGGCGTCTTTCTGCCGTTGATCACCGTCAACTGCGCGATCCTCGGCGTGTCGCTCTTCATGGTCGAGCGTGCCTACACCTTTACCGAAACGCTTGTCTACAGTGTCGGTTCAGGGCTGGGGTGGGCGCTGGCAATTATTGCCATGGCGACGATCCGCCACAAGCTGCGCTATGCCGATGTCCCGGAAAGTTTACGCGGGTTTGCCATCAATATGATCATCACTGGCCTGATGTCGATCGGCTTCATGCTGTTCGCCGGAATTTCACTCTAGTCGCCACGGGAGCACGCTGTGTTCGCAACCCTGACCATCGCCCTGGCCGTCGTGCTCGCTATCCTGCTCACGCTGGTCGCCATACTGCTGCTGGTGGAGGCCAAGGTCGTCCCCAAGGGGGAACGGCGGGTCAACATCAACGACGACCCGGAGCACGAAATCACCGCCCCGGCGGGGAAAACGCTGCTGACCGCTCTGGTTCAGAACGAGATCTATCTCCCCTCGGCATGTGGCGGTAAAGGGAGCTGCGGCTACTGCAAGTGCCAGGTGCTGGCAGGGAGCGGCGAGCTGCTGCCGACCGAACTGCCGCATCTGACCCGCGCCGAACGGCTGGATCACGTGCGACTGGCGTGTCAGGTGAAGGTGCGTGAAGATCTGCGCATCCGCATCCCGGACGAGATTTTCAGCATCACCAAATACGCTGCCACCGTCGTTTCCAACGACAACGTCGCCTCCTTCATCAAGGAACTGCGCATCAAGCTCGACCCCGGGGTGCATCTCGACTTCAAGACCGGCAGTTATGTGCAGATTGACATCCCGCCGTATCGCCGCTCGTTTCGGGATATCGACGTGCCAAAGCGCTTCAGCCCGGTATGGGACCATTTCAATTTCTGGGAACTTGTGGCCGAAAATGACGAGGATCAGTACCGCAGCTACTCGATGGCCAACACCCCCGAAGAGGACGACCTGCGTTTCACCGTGCGCATCGCCACCCCGCCGCCAGGTGCCGAGCTGCCGCCGGGAATCGCCTCATCGTATCTCTTCATGCTCAAGTCGGGAGACAAGGTCACCTTCAGCGGCCCCTTCGGCGAGTTTTTCATCCAGGACACTGACCGCGAGATGTGCTTCATTGGCGGCGGCGCCGGCATGGCCCCGCTACGTTCGCACATTTTTCACCAGCTGCTGACCGAAAACACCTCCCGCAAGATCACCTTCTGGTACGGGGCACGTTCAAAGATCGAAATGTTTTACGATGAAGAGTTCCGCGATCTGGAAAAGCGCTTCCCCAACTTCAGCTACCACGTCGCACTCTCCGACCCGCAGCCGGACGACCATTGGGGTGGTTCTACCGGGTTTATTCATCAGGTGGCCTACGACGAATACCTCAAGGACCATCCCGATCCGACCGAGGTGGAATATTATCTGTGCGGCCCGCCGATGATGGCCACGGCCGTTTTAAAAATGCTCGACAGCCTCGGTGTCGATCCGGTGATGATCCGCTTTGATGACTTCGGCGGTTGAGTGAAAATTGAAGAGAGTCCTTATGCCTGAATTAAACGTGAACGACGTTGTTTACCAAAACCTGATCAAGGTCAGCACATTCAACTGGGCAACATCGGACGCTAAAAACAGCTAAACCCGCATGGTTAGCGGGTTTCCTGTACTTTCTTGAACGGTATTGAACTGTCTAGTGGTACCTGGGGCGGGAATCGAACCCGCACGACGTTTCCGTCAGGGGATTTTAAGTCCCCAGTGTCTACCAATTCCACCACCCAGGCAAATGTGCTATTTTTTAGTTTATTCCCTCCACCCTGTCAATAAAATACGGCTTATCAGCAGGCAAAACGTATTTCCGGCACATCATCAAGCAATTGGTATTTTGCCGCCATCCGAAAATACAACTGCATCCCCTCCAAACAGGACGCAGGCAACCCGTACTCGATCAGGCGCCAGTACTCAACAAGTTGTTTTTCAGTCATGGCCGTTGCTTCGCCCGTCCGCCTGGCCAGGAGTGACAACTGCAAAAAGGCTTTCTCTTTGGCCTGCTGCAACTGTTTTCTCAATAAATCGAGCGCGACTGCGTTTTTTTCAGCAAATTCACGCCGGACAATCCATAAAGCAAAAACAAAGGGCAGGCCGGTTAAATCTTTCCACATCGCGCCCAGATCAAAGGCACGGCAATTTGTCGTATATGCACACCGCAGGGCACGATCCCCGATGAGAAGGGCAGGCCGTCCGGAGGCAACAATCTGCTCAAGCGGCTCACTGGGGACATAGGTGCAAACATTAGCCCAGCCATAATATTCACGCAGGAGGATTCGCAACAAGTTGACAGATGATGCCGATTCGCCGGTAATCGCAATTTTCGTCAGCGGATCGAGCTGTTCAGGTGATTTTTCACTGAATAATAAAACGCTCC
This is a stretch of genomic DNA from Desulfuromonadaceae bacterium. It encodes these proteins:
- a CDS encoding transposase yields the protein MPRTARIDIPGLLQHVMVRGIEKRNIFLGDDDKALFVERLSKLLIATGTECLAWALMSNHFHLLLRPQSTKLSLFMRRLLTGYAVVFNRRHQRSGHLFQNRYKSIVCEEDAYLLELVRYIHLNPLRVGLAESIDELDSYRWSGHGVIMGHAEFAGQNADELLQMFDSKKGRARKQYRTFIEDGINQGKRDELVGGGLRRSLKLSGSKEPEAYDERILGSGNFVEQLQLMTETTDIALGRVSLEEIISAIAPIFSIEPASLWQGGKRKEVSAARGALCYVAVVKMGMSGAAVARMLNISRAGVSLAARRGEEIYQRSRNLQAVVSGLQS
- a CDS encoding type II toxin-antitoxin system VapC family toxin, which gives rise to MQQILIDTNFYVAFKRKQESVLTRFRQAEYIGVSTVVLGELLAGFRCGSREAENRRELDQFLDSPRVKVLAIDEETAEFYAEIFRALREKGRPIPSNDLWIAATSLRHGLALATLDEHFRSIDSLLLVENQ
- a CDS encoding 4Fe-4S dicluster domain-containing protein, with product MKNCTHINSPKGYQLAISGAPATTVEPLEKPATVALLPTAIPFIKPRLKVKEGERVKIGSVLIEDKRNPDVRFLSPGGGTVDAIRFGPRRAIEAIIIKLDTTEERIDFPPCDSAQLDHLDRPLLVRALLDGGVWPLLRELPWRDYPQPDSIPPAIVVTLGSDEPFQPDPAIYLTGHEEDFAFGLHILRRLTDGPVHVAARANSAVTQLLAGTVNLTWSGLYPAGDPGTLLYRLKEDASENRCWYIAGHDLLLIAALLRTGHYPIDRLVSVAGSGVAHPGHLRTRLGAPLADLAVTTSTESASLRWIQGGLLTGTRSEPQSHLGLYATALNLLPEGDSKGELFGLFLPGYRKPSYSRAFLSALHRQPLSTDCNKHGGERACIACGYCSRVCAVDILPHFTYKALHADAVEEALEHGLLDCVECGLCSYVCPAKIELVQTFKTAKRDYLKEQGQR
- a CDS encoding NADH:ubiquinone reductase (Na(+)-transporting) subunit B, encoding MKWLELFFDRTRKHFEAGGRLARFWPFYESIETVFYAPASVTRFAPNIRDYLDTKRFMMLVILALLPHYLFGIYNVGYQSQLAAGLSTELLPVALNGLKTALPIIAVVFLCGFGWEVVFTTIRKHEMSEGVLVTCALFPLTLPPTIPLWQAALGISFGVVIGKEIFGGTGRNFLNPALTGRAFLYFAYPVQNSGDAIWVAKVAGPATVDSITSATPLALAATAERGSDLHAAFVDHGYSAIKLLLGLYPGTIGGTATLLSIAGAIFLIVLGLASARIILGCVGGLLVTGFLFNLAAGAGTPVYYTLPAYQHLLMGGSMFAFAYMATDPVSATHMPAAKWVYGFCIGALTVLIRVMNPAFPEGIGMAILFMNLFAPLFDQLEIRWQLRKRVTNV
- a CDS encoding FMN-binding protein, producing MSSNIRTLLIATLLGVVCTVLLTGVSAGLQERQARNALIDRYSNLLRSVNLLDEGRDYRGSEIEALYQENIHRYWVNNQGELVPESMRGESDVPLYLYLRDNRIASYIVPINSRGLWGRIHGYLAIEKDGSTIAGFTVYKHVETPGLGGEIEKEWFRKNWVGKKIVDVAGNFVSITIAKGSVPPDLPATRRSHMVDGISGATMTGRFMTDDIRSILQNYEPVSIRFRGNRVAVPSDPTGSDNKKEGEAKR
- a CDS encoding NADH:ubiquinone reductase (Na(+)-transporting) subunit D yields the protein MSCQSRSPWTAIRKSKSLKEIGKALWETNPISRQILGICSALAVTVQLKTAIVMSLALIFVVSLSNLSISLLRHQLPRNIRIIVEITIIATLVIVADELLKAFMYGVSKQLSVFVGLIVTNCIVLGRAEGFALQNPPFASFMDGVANGIGYGSLLIGVAFFRELLGSGTLLGYPVMPALFYQWGYVDNSLMLLAPGAFILIGLFVWLQNSIMMKRR
- the nqrE gene encoding NADH:ubiquinone reductase (Na(+)-transporting) subunit E, producing MENLLGIALNSIFVGNILLAYFLGMCSFLAISNNVRTATGLGVAVVFVLTVTAPVNWLIYHTLLAPGALAWAGLEGVDLSYLKLILFITTIAAIVQALEMVIDRFSPGLYTNLGVFLPLITVNCAILGVSLFMVERAYTFTETLVYSVGSGLGWALAIIAMATIRHKLRYADVPESLRGFAINMIITGLMSIGFMLFAGISL
- the nqrF gene encoding NADH:ubiquinone reductase (Na(+)-transporting) subunit F; its protein translation is MFATLTIALAVVLAILLTLVAILLLVEAKVVPKGERRVNINDDPEHEITAPAGKTLLTALVQNEIYLPSACGGKGSCGYCKCQVLAGSGELLPTELPHLTRAERLDHVRLACQVKVREDLRIRIPDEIFSITKYAATVVSNDNVASFIKELRIKLDPGVHLDFKTGSYVQIDIPPYRRSFRDIDVPKRFSPVWDHFNFWELVAENDEDQYRSYSMANTPEEDDLRFTVRIATPPPGAELPPGIASSYLFMLKSGDKVTFSGPFGEFFIQDTDREMCFIGGGAGMAPLRSHIFHQLLTENTSRKITFWYGARSKIEMFYDEEFRDLEKRFPNFSYHVALSDPQPDDHWGGSTGFIHQVAYDEYLKDHPDPTEVEYYLCGPPMMATAVLKMLDSLGVDPVMIRFDDFGG
- a CDS encoding menaquinone biosynthesis protein, with amino-acid sequence MTLRLGCIIYTNCVPFFHFIREAGFGGEIIPGVPAELNRLLACGAIDASPSSSFEYARNWRNYVLLPDLSVSADGPVWSVLLFSEKSPEQLDPLTKIAITGESASSVNLLRILLREYYGWANVCTYVPSEPLEQIVASGRPALLIGDRALRCAYTTNCRAFDLGAMWKDLTGLPFVFALWIVRREFAEKNAVALDLLRKQLQQAKEKAFLQLSLLARRTGEATAMTEKQLVEYWRLIEYGLPASCLEGMQLYFRMAAKYQLLDDVPEIRFAC